The Capillibacterium thermochitinicola genome window below encodes:
- a CDS encoding acyl-CoA dehydratase activase-related protein, whose amino-acid sequence MTWVQSWGGIKIKIGIPRALLYYWYGPLWRVFFEELGLTPVVSGPTGKDLLNTGVKASVDEACLPVKVFIGHCLSLSNRCDFLLAPRLVSINRKDYICPKFMGLPEMVKQAVGKQPLFIWKSEKNCAIGSPQALPAALRQGYSTRRIKKGLQKAEAAFRTYHRLLQKGFFPAEAEAVLFGGVPPAREDTGRRIGLIGHPYCLYDPYINLGTIGLLQRYGFKVLAPEYIPPRQIEEELQILAKPMFWTLSQRIFGTFRLLCKQKVEGIIYLSAFACGPEALIGELVKREAKALGLPLLHLVLDEHSGEAGMVTRIEAFIDLLQRKRRLSCV is encoded by the coding sequence TTGACTTGGGTCCAGAGCTGGGGAGGGATTAAGATCAAGATCGGAATTCCACGGGCGTTGCTCTATTACTGGTATGGACCGTTGTGGCGCGTTTTTTTCGAGGAGTTGGGCCTGACCCCGGTCGTCTCGGGACCAACCGGGAAAGATCTTTTGAACACCGGGGTAAAGGCCAGCGTTGATGAGGCCTGTCTGCCGGTGAAAGTATTCATCGGCCACTGTTTATCCTTGAGCAACCGCTGTGATTTTTTATTGGCGCCCCGCTTGGTGAGTATAAACCGAAAGGATTATATTTGCCCTAAATTTATGGGTTTACCGGAGATGGTCAAGCAAGCGGTGGGAAAACAGCCCCTCTTCATTTGGAAAAGTGAGAAAAACTGTGCGATAGGATCACCGCAAGCGCTTCCGGCCGCCCTGCGCCAGGGGTATTCCACCCGGCGGATCAAAAAGGGGCTGCAAAAGGCGGAAGCAGCTTTCCGTACCTACCACCGCCTACTCCAGAAGGGTTTCTTCCCGGCGGAAGCGGAGGCCGTTCTCTTCGGCGGCGTGCCTCCTGCCCGGGAGGATACGGGGCGGCGGATTGGCCTCATCGGCCATCCCTATTGTCTATATGATCCTTACATCAATTTAGGGACAATTGGCCTTTTACAACGCTATGGGTTTAAAGTATTAGCCCCTGAGTATATCCCGCCCCGGCAAATCGAGGAGGAACTGCAGATCCTGGCCAAGCCCATGTTTTGGACTTTGAGTCAACGGATCTTCGGTACCTTCCGTCTTTTGTGCAAACAGAAGGTGGAGGGGATCATTTACCTCAGCGCCTTTGCCTGTGGTCCGGAAGCTTTAATCGGCGAGCTGGTGAAGAGGGAAGCCAAAGCGCTTGGACTGCCCCTCCTTCACCTGGTGCTGGATGAGCATTCGGGGGAAGCCGGAATGGTGACGAGAATTGAAGCGTTTATCGATCTTTTACAGAGAAAGAGGAGATTAAGTTGCGTTTAA